The DNA segment TGCAGGACGGCATGCTCGTCGTGCCGCCCGGGGCCACGCCGATCCTGATCCCGGGCAACATCGCCAAGGAAGACATCCAGATCGGCATCGAGAAGCCGGGGGTGGTCATCCAGGTGACCCGCATCCGCCGGTAATACCGGCGGCGCAGGCGGGGCGGCCCCCGGGCCGCCCCGCATTTCCGCGACGAGGGAGGAAACATGGGACGCATCGAAATCAAGGACATCACCGGCGGCGAAGGCCTGCCGGCCGCGGTGATCGAAGCCGTGGCCCTGTCGGGCATGGCCACCGCCCAGCAGCCGTCGGCCCTGTCGAACCAGGCCTACGCGAACCAGGTCGCGAGCAACCAGCTGAGCGCGCAGAACCAGGTGGCCCGGCAGGACGCCATGAACCGGCTGCACCTTGCCATCCTGGCGCAGGCGGTGAACCAGGTGCAGGACCTGCAGCCCGCCACCGCACGCTCCGCCACGGAGGTGCTCGCCGGCGGTGAAGCCGCCCAGGCGCTGGCCGGCCTCCAGGCCGTGCCCGGCGCACTGCCCACCCGTTGAGGAGCGCGGAATGGACGAATCCCTTTCCCGGACCCTCGCCCCGATGGAGCAGCACAACCGGCTGCTCATGCAGCAGATCGAGGGCAGGCTGCGCAGCGGCTTCAGCGCCGCGCTGGACAGCGGGGACTGCTACGTGATCCGCAACCAGGGCACGGGCGTGCTCTCGGTGCTCGCATCCAGCACGATCGAAGACGACCACGAGGTCGTGCACGGCCCCGGCAGCTTCGCACAATGCATCGGGTTCGTGAATTCCTCCGTGGTCACGCGGATGGCCGAATCCGACGGCTGGAGGCCGGCCCCCGCGCCGGCCGCAGCCGCCAACACCCCAGACAAGGAGCAGACAGCATGAAACCGCAGGAATCCATCGAGGAACTGGGCAAGGCCGTGGAGGACATCGCCGAATCGATGACCAGGGTGGCCACCAACATCGCCCTGCTGGGCGTGGAAGGCGATGCCGACGAGCAGATGCGCGTCATCACCGAAGAGAACAACAAGGTGCTGGACCGCATCCGCAAGCTCTACAACCTGCCGGCCGCCCCGGGCGCCTGACATGGCAGCCTCCGGCTCGATCGTCGACGCGCCCCTGGCCGCGGCCGCCGCGCTGAACGCGACCGCCCTGCCGGAGGCCGATGCGGGCTACGCGCTCATGGCGCAGGCCCTGCGCAGCGAGCAGCCCTCGCCGGTGATCTTCGGGTCGCTCGCCGTCAGCGCCGCCGCGATCGTCCAGGGCCTGGCGCTCTACGAAGCGACCATGGCGCGGGGCCGCGCCGGCTGACCCGCACACGAGCCGCCCATGCCGCGCACCGAGCCTGCATGGCGCCCGCTGCCGGAGCAGGTGGTGGTGGTCGCCTTCCCCACGGCATACCGGCAGGCGGCAGGGCCTGGCGCCGGCAGTCCCGCGGGCTTCTTCATCGTGCAGGCCCCGGCCCCGGACATCGCCCTGCCGCGCAGCGATTTCGGATGGCTGCAGCTGTCCGCGCCCGAGGCGATCTCGCCGGGCTGGAGCCGCGTCGCCTACCAGGCCGAGGACAACACCCTGGGCACGCGCAGCGTCCCGGTGCCCGTGGTCGTGCGCCAGCGCAGCTATGCCGTCGATTTCCTGCAGCAGCCCGGGCTGCTCGTGCAGACGGAGATGGTGCGCGTGCTGAATTCGCCACTGAACATCGATGCCCTGATGGCCGTGATGTTCATCGCCAGCCTGATCCGCAAGATCCCCATCCCGCCCATCAGGCTGCTCGTCACGGTGCTCGCGCTGCTCGCGCTCGTGGCGCTGGGCATGGCCGTCTCGCTGCTGCGCCACGCCTTCGCCGGCGTGCCCGAACCCCGTCCGCTGTCCACGGACACGAACGGCGTGCCCATCGAGGTCTTTCCGGGGCTGTCGGTGTCCCGCGGCCTGCCGCTGGCGCAAGTGCCCGCGGAGGACCAGACCATCGCCCTGCAGACCGTCAAGGAAATCTACTGGCTGCTCAGGCAGGCCGCATGACGTGCGCGAAAGCACGCCGCCCCGGTTTTCCCACCCCCCCCAAGAGAGAGAGGTTTCACGTGCCCATCACCATCGAAGACATCCTGCCGACCGGCGGCTACACCTCGGTCCTGCCGCTGAGCTACATGGTGCCGACCTTCTATCCCACGCCGCCCGGCAGCGTGGACTCCCGCTCGGGCGCGCCCCGCATCCGGCTGGACGATCCGGACCTGCAGGCGCGCGCCCAGCGCCTCGTCAACGTGCTGTTCTGGACGGCCACCACCCTCCAGAACGTGGAGGGCATGCAGGACGCCCGCACGCTGAAGGTGTTCATCGCCCCGGAGTTCTATTTCCGCAAGGCCTCCCGCGAAGAGTCCGCCGGCGACCGCTTCCTGCGGGACACCAGCTTCGGTTCCTATCCCGAAGATGCACGCTATGCGCTGGCCGAGATGCTCTACGCCGTGATCCAGGGCTCGACGCTGTTCCGCGACTGGGTCGTTGTCGCCGGCACGGTCTGCTCGGTGCTTCCGATGCAGGACGACCACCGGATGAACCTGCTCAACACCGCGATCATGCTGCGCGGCAGCCGCGCCCGCCTCGATGCCAGCGTGCCCTACATCCTCATGGAGAAGCACTACATCTCCCACATCGACGGCCCGCCCCAGGACTGGCACGCCAACCTCGACCCCACCACCACCTACAGCTTCCAGCTCAATCCGGACCAGAACCTGGACAACCTGGTTTTCTGGGACGAGATGGCGGTGGGCCTGGAGGTGTGCCTGGACCATGCCAAGCAGGTCGTGGCGAACGCCATGAACACCGTGGCGCAGACGCTGGGGCCGCAGGCCAGGGCCCTGGACCTGCAGCTGGTCACCTCCTGCGGCATGGCCATCGTCCCGCAGGCGGTGGCGGTGGCCGACGGCGCCCTCGTCATGCTCACCGACGGCATGTCGCACCTCCAGCACCTGCAGGAGCCGCTCTTCCAGATCGGCCGCTACGACGCCGCGACGAACACGACCCGGCTCATGGACCTCGCCAACTTCCAGTTCTCGGAACTTCCCGCGCACGAGGATTACCAGGTGGACTACCTGCGGGGCCTCTACACGAAAAAGCAGTTGCGCCAGGGCGTGTGGACGGCGAGGAGCGCCCTGCCGCTGCGAAGCGTTTCCAGTTGACGGGCTGGCGCCCCGCCGAGGCGGGGCGGCAGCGCGCGGCTCACAGCGTCTCGCTGTGCACGTGCACCACCCGCCCGACGAGCCGGGCAGAGGGTGCCGTGAGCTGCTTGCGCGGGAACCGCAGCGCGTTCTCCGCGGCCAGCCACCATGCACCGCTGTCGCGCACCACCCGCCGCACCAGGCAGGCGCCCTCGTAGTCCACCACGAACACCTGCCCGTCGGCCGGCGACGGCTCGCGGGTATCCACCGCCACCACGTCCCCGGGATGCAGTGACGGCTGCATGCTGTCGTCGCCCACCGCGACGGCGATCAGGTCGCGCGCGCGCAGGCTGCGGCGCTCCAGCCACTCGTGGGTAAGCGCGATGGTGCGCATGCCGCCGTCCGCCGTGCAGGCGGGTTCGGCGCCCTGCCGCGCGCCCAGGTCCTGCTGGCGGCGCACCTCCAGCACCAGCACGGCATCCATGCCCGCGCCGGTCTCCGCATCCGGATAGGCCGGGTCCCGCTCGCCCGCCTGCAGGGGCGCCTCTCCGTCCGCCTGGAACCAGGCGCGCATGCCGCGCAGCGTCTCGATCGCTCGCACCGTCTTGTCCGACACTGCGCGCGATCCCGACAGCATCTGCCGCACGAAAGCCCCGTCGCGGTACCCCAGCAGGCGCGCGAACGCGGTGACGTTGCCCGCCGTGAGATGGGCAATCGCCTCATCCAGGCGCTGGCGCCGATACAGTTGCAACGCGGTTTCGTCCATGGTGCGGAAAGTAGCACACGCTACGGTTGCTTTTGCTACTTTGCAAAAATAGAATCCAGAGCAATTGCTACTTTCCACGGGGCGGGACATGACGTTGCACGAATACCTCCAACAGCACGGCGCCCTGAGCGTCCGCCAGCTCCGGCTGCGCATGGCGCAGTACGGGTCGCCGATCAAGAGCGACGCGCAGATCCGGCAGTGGCAGCACGGCTACGCCCGGCGGATCCCCTCCCCGCTGAACTGCGTGGCCATCGAGCAGGCCACGGGCGGCCAGGTCACGCGCAAGGACCTGCGCCCGCACGACTGGGCCGCCATCTGGCCGGAGCTGGGCGCGGCGCGCTGACACCCGTGCGGACGAACGCGGGAAACACCTGCACACACCGCTTCGCACGGCGGCGACACCGGGGCGACACGGCGTTGACGCTCCGCGGCGAGCATGGGGCCATGGATGACCGGGACCACCGGGGCCGACCGGGCCCGGCACCGGGATTCCGAGCCTTTCAGGAGACTTCCATGACCCACCGCCAGGCCCTGTCCCTCTCCGCCGCCTCGCTCGCGCTGGCCGCCGCCATGGGCACGGTGACCACCGCCGCGCAGGCCGCCACCAGCGCCACCGTCATCGTGCAATCCGGTCCGCAGTACGTCGCGCCCGCGCCCGTGGTGCTGGAGCGCTGGTCCGCGCCGCCCCCGCCCCGCTATGAACGCGTGCCGCCGCCGCGCCGCGGCATGGTCTGGGAACAGGGCCACTGGGAATGGCGCGGCCGCGGCCACGTCTGGGTTCCGGGCCACTGGCTGCGCGCGCGGCCGGGCTATGTGTACCGCCAGCCGGGCTGGGTGCAGCAGGGCGGCCGCTGGGAGATGCGCCGTGGCGGGTGGGACCGCGACGGCGACGGCGTGCCCAACCGCTACGACCGCCGGCCCGACGATCCCTACCGGCGCTGATCCCCCTGCCGCCCGGCCGGCGCCGGGGGCCATACCCCATAACCATATGGGCGGGCGGGCATGAAGCCTTGCCCACAATGGCGCATTCCTTGCTTCCCACCGGACCGCCCCACCCGGGCGGCCCTGTCCGGGCAGGGATCCTGTTCTTTCCTGGGACCCTTCGCATGCGCCGTCTTTCCGATTCCTTCTCCTGGCTGGGTGCCGCCGCGCTCGCCGCCGCGGCCCTGGCCGCCGCCTCCCCCGCCCTCGCGGCGGATCCGCACGGCGCCGCCGACTGGCCGCGCCAGCCCGTCACGCTCATCATGGGCTTCCCGGCCGGCTCGGGCGTGGACGTGGTGGCCCGCTCCGTGCAGGAGCCGCTCAGCCAGAAGCTGGGCCAGCCGGTCATCATCGACTACAAGTCCGGCGCCGCGGGCAACATCGCCAGCGAGTACGTCGCCCGCGCGAAGCCGGACGGCTACACGCTGGCCTTCGGCACCGCGGCCACGCACGGCAGCAATGCCGCGCTCTACAAGACGCTGCCTTTCGACGTGGAGGCCGACTTCGTGCCCGTGGGCACGCTCATCGACGTGTCCAACGTGCTCACCGTGAACCCGAACGTGATCGACGCGAAGACGCTGCAGGAATTCGTCGACATCGTGAAGGCCAATCCCGGCAAGTACAACTACGCCTCCACCGGCAACGGCGCCGGCACCCACATGGCGTTCGCCGAATTCAACGCGCGCCTGGGCCTGA comes from the Paracidovorax avenae ATCC 19860 genome and includes:
- a CDS encoding S24 family peptidase → MDETALQLYRRQRLDEAIAHLTAGNVTAFARLLGYRDGAFVRQMLSGSRAVSDKTVRAIETLRGMRAWFQADGEAPLQAGERDPAYPDAETGAGMDAVLVLEVRRQQDLGARQGAEPACTADGGMRTIALTHEWLERRSLRARDLIAVAVGDDSMQPSLHPGDVVAVDTREPSPADGQVFVVDYEGACLVRRVVRDSGAWWLAAENALRFPRKQLTAPSARLVGRVVHVHSETL
- a CDS encoding transcriptional regulator, with product MTLHEYLQQHGALSVRQLRLRMAQYGSPIKSDAQIRQWQHGYARRIPSPLNCVAIEQATGGQVTRKDLRPHDWAAIWPELGAAR
- a CDS encoding YXWGXW repeat-containing protein, whose product is MTHRQALSLSAASLALAAAMGTVTTAAQAATSATVIVQSGPQYVAPAPVVLERWSAPPPPRYERVPPPRRGMVWEQGHWEWRGRGHVWVPGHWLRARPGYVYRQPGWVQQGGRWEMRRGGWDRDGDGVPNRYDRRPDDPYRR
- a CDS encoding Bug family tripartite tricarboxylate transporter substrate binding protein; amino-acid sequence: MRRLSDSFSWLGAAALAAAALAAASPALAADPHGAADWPRQPVTLIMGFPAGSGVDVVARSVQEPLSQKLGQPVIIDYKSGAAGNIASEYVARAKPDGYTLAFGTAATHGSNAALYKTLPFDVEADFVPVGTLIDVSNVLTVNPNVIDAKTLQEFVDIVKANPGKYNYASTGNGAGTHMAFAEFNARLGLNMVHVPYKGGPEAITSVVRGETCCIMNQVQTVLPHYKAGKVRLLGVTTAKPVAAVKEVPSIASSGLPGTQGFDSSIWFGIFAPKGTDPAIVRKLNTALREVLEQPEVRQRFESQGNTVRIETPEQFAQTVHKDRAKWAQVVKDAKISVD